The following coding sequences lie in one Nonomuraea muscovyensis genomic window:
- a CDS encoding glycoside hydrolase family 5 protein yields MTMLHVSGSQLRAPDGTPVRLRGVGLGGWLNMENFITGYPANESSMRAAVRDVLGEDRAELFFDRLLTSFFTESDAALLAGLGMNCVRIPVNYRHLESDERPFEIIEHGFRHLDRVIDLLGAHGIYSVIDLHALPGAQNQHWHSDNPTHVAAFWQHRHFQDRVVNLWEAIADRYRDHPWVAGYNPVNEPGDPSGKVVGPFYDRLVKAVRAADPRHVLFLDGNTYATDFTVFREMYENTVFVCHDYALAGFAHGGPYPGYTRGEWCDRTQLEEAFARRSRFQRETGTPLWVGEFGPVYTGDQAVDEQRHQILRDQLDIYDAHDAGWSLWTYKDVGLQGLVCAAGPYLDRFGSFIAKKRRLGVDRWGSTMEETAEELAPLHRLLEDEAPGWDPYPWGARYQTDDLVRHILLAQALLPEYAALFGGLGDDELVALADSFLLERCVRREPLLDLLAANLRG; encoded by the coding sequence ATGACCATGCTGCACGTGTCCGGATCGCAGCTCCGCGCGCCCGACGGCACGCCGGTACGACTGCGCGGAGTCGGCCTCGGGGGCTGGCTCAACATGGAGAACTTCATCACCGGCTACCCCGCCAACGAGAGCTCGATGCGCGCCGCCGTGCGCGACGTGCTCGGCGAGGACCGCGCGGAGCTGTTCTTCGACCGGCTGCTGACCTCCTTCTTCACCGAGAGCGACGCCGCCCTGCTCGCCGGGCTGGGCATGAACTGCGTGCGCATCCCGGTCAACTACCGCCACCTCGAGTCCGACGAGCGCCCGTTCGAGATCATCGAGCACGGCTTCCGCCACCTCGACCGCGTCATCGACCTGCTCGGCGCGCACGGGATCTACAGCGTCATCGACCTGCACGCCCTGCCCGGCGCGCAGAACCAGCACTGGCACTCCGACAACCCCACCCACGTGGCCGCCTTCTGGCAGCATCGTCACTTCCAGGACCGGGTCGTGAACCTGTGGGAGGCCATCGCCGACCGCTACCGCGACCATCCGTGGGTGGCCGGCTACAACCCGGTCAACGAGCCGGGCGACCCCTCCGGAAAGGTGGTGGGCCCGTTCTACGACCGGCTGGTGAAGGCGGTGCGCGCCGCCGACCCGCGGCACGTGCTGTTCCTCGACGGCAACACCTACGCCACGGACTTCACCGTCTTCCGCGAGATGTACGAGAACACGGTGTTCGTCTGCCACGACTACGCCCTGGCCGGGTTCGCCCACGGCGGGCCGTACCCGGGCTACACCCGGGGCGAGTGGTGTGACCGGACCCAGCTGGAAGAGGCCTTCGCCAGGCGCTCGCGGTTCCAGCGGGAGACGGGCACGCCGCTGTGGGTGGGCGAGTTCGGGCCCGTCTACACCGGCGACCAGGCCGTGGACGAGCAGCGCCACCAGATCCTGCGCGACCAGCTCGACATCTACGACGCCCACGACGCCGGATGGTCGCTGTGGACCTACAAGGACGTCGGCCTGCAGGGGTTGGTGTGCGCGGCGGGGCCGTACCTGGACAGGTTCGGGTCGTTCATCGCCAAGAAGCGACGGCTCGGCGTGGACCGGTGGGGCTCGACGATGGAGGAGACGGCCGAGGAACTGGCCCCGCTGCACCGGCTGCTGGAGGACGAGGCGCCCGGCTGGGATCCGTACCCGTGGGGCGCCCGCTACCAGACCGACGACCTGGTCAGGCACATCCTGCTCGCGCAGGCCCTGCTGCCGGAGTACGCCGCGCTGTTCGGGGGCCTCGGCGACGACGAACTGGTCGCGCTGGCCGACTCGTTCCTGCTGGAGCGGTGCGTACGCCGCGAGCCGCTGCTCGACCTGCTGGCCGCCAACCTGCGCGGGTAG
- a CDS encoding glycerol-3-phosphate dehydrogenase/oxidase, with product MSHHPAGTGGEVDLAVIGAGINGLAIARDAAARGLRVAVVDRADVGSGTSSTSSRLIHGGLKYLERYDFSLVHESIRERHLLFRTAPHLVRDYPMLIPFYRGNSRPGPLIRLGLLAFDMLALGRGRGLSRRVPLREVARRWPGLSREGLLGAALFHDAQVPWAERLCVELLLDARRLGARVLTHTTVTGLIVDNGHVRGLRTQDRRTGGREEIRAAVTVNAAGPWIDRVLDGQVESRRLNGGTKGSHVVVDPFPGAPDTCIFFEAAADRRPIFVLPWQGRYVLGSTDLSYEGDLDDVTAGDDEIGYLLAETNRIFPDARLTPGDVLYSIAGIRPLPHTTGVADNAKISRGHTVLDHAPAYRGLLTVIGGKLTTHRALAEDVTDAVLRELGRRPRRCVTRGRPLPGAETSDWPEFARDFLRHSPLDRARSARLLTLYGVRARRVLDLAAEDPALAETVDKESGALAAEVVMAVREEGAVTLGDIMLRRTLIGLGADMGLSAAPACAAVAVRHLGWDEERARAEVIGYEKELERYRPRALATPAAGDRRTS from the coding sequence ATGTCTCACCACCCCGCCGGAACCGGCGGCGAGGTCGATCTCGCCGTCATCGGGGCCGGTATCAACGGGCTCGCCATCGCCCGGGACGCCGCCGCCCGCGGCCTGCGCGTCGCCGTCGTGGACCGCGCCGACGTCGGCTCCGGCACGTCCAGCACGTCCAGCCGGCTGATCCACGGCGGCCTGAAGTACCTCGAACGCTACGACTTCTCCCTCGTGCACGAGTCCATCCGGGAGCGGCACCTGCTCTTTCGCACCGCTCCGCATCTCGTGCGCGACTACCCCATGCTCATCCCCTTCTACCGGGGCAACAGCCGGCCGGGCCCGCTGATCCGGCTGGGGCTGCTGGCCTTCGACATGCTGGCGCTGGGCCGCGGACGCGGCCTGAGCCGTCGCGTACCGCTGCGCGAGGTGGCCCGCCGGTGGCCCGGCCTGTCGCGCGAGGGCCTGCTCGGGGCGGCGCTGTTCCACGACGCGCAGGTGCCGTGGGCGGAACGGCTCTGCGTCGAGCTGCTCCTCGACGCGCGGCGGCTGGGCGCCCGGGTGCTCACCCACACCACGGTCACCGGCCTCATCGTCGACAACGGTCACGTCCGCGGGCTGCGCACCCAGGACCGCCGCACCGGCGGGCGCGAGGAGATCCGCGCCGCCGTCACCGTGAACGCGGCCGGCCCGTGGATCGACCGCGTCCTCGACGGGCAGGTGGAGAGCCGGCGGCTGAACGGCGGCACCAAGGGCAGCCACGTCGTCGTCGACCCGTTCCCCGGCGCGCCGGACACCTGCATCTTCTTCGAGGCGGCCGCCGACCGGCGGCCCATCTTCGTCCTGCCCTGGCAGGGCAGGTACGTGCTCGGCAGCACCGATCTCAGCTACGAGGGCGACCTGGACGACGTCACGGCCGGCGACGACGAGATCGGCTACCTGCTCGCCGAGACCAACCGCATCTTCCCGGACGCCCGGCTCACCCCCGGCGACGTGCTCTACAGCATCGCCGGGATCCGGCCCCTGCCGCACACCACCGGCGTGGCGGACAACGCCAAGATCAGCCGGGGGCACACCGTGCTCGACCACGCGCCCGCGTACCGGGGCCTGCTGACCGTCATCGGTGGCAAGCTCACCACGCACCGCGCGCTGGCCGAGGACGTCACCGACGCGGTGCTGCGCGAGCTCGGGCGCCGGCCGCGAAGGTGCGTGACGCGGGGACGGCCGCTGCCCGGCGCGGAGACCTCGGACTGGCCGGAGTTCGCCCGGGACTTCCTCCGCCACTCGCCGCTCGACCGGGCCAGGTCGGCCAGGCTGCTCACCCTGTACGGGGTGCGCGCCCGCCGCGTGCTCGACCTGGCCGCCGAGGACCCCGCCCTGGCCGAGACCGTCGACAAGGAGAGCGGCGCGCTGGCCGCCGAGGTCGTCATGGCCGTGCGGGAGGAAGGCGCCGTGACCCTGGGTGACATCATGCTCAGACGTACCCTCATCGGGCTCGGCGCCGACATGGGCCTGTCCGCCGCGCCCGCCTGCGCCGCCGTGGCCGTACGCCACCTCGGCTGGGACGAGGAGCGGGCCCGGGCCGAGGTGATCGGCTACGAGAAGGAGCTGGAGCGCTATCGGCCGCGGGCCCTGGCGACCCCGGCGGCCGGCGACAGGAGGACATCGTGA
- the lsrF gene encoding 3-hydroxy-5-phosphonooxypentane-2,4-dione thiolase, giving the protein MADTDGLIDARDFGTPAPAASGLPGGFHVKGAHGQDWGLRNRLSRIFRPDTGRTVMLAFDHGYFVGPMAGLERLDTGIAPLVPAADAIMMTRGALRTSIPPTTDAGIVLRASGGPSVLRELSDEHIALDIEDALRLNAAALAIQVFIGGEHESRSVANLATLVDAGQRHGVAVLGVTAVGKDMVRDARYFRLATRISAEMGAHVVKTYYVEDGFETVTASCPVPIIVAGGKKLPELDALTMAYRSIQEGAAGVDMGRNIFQSESPAAMLAAVRGIVHDGLKPAEAHELFKETAAGAAGNAES; this is encoded by the coding sequence ATGGCTGACACCGACGGCCTCATCGACGCCCGCGACTTCGGGACGCCCGCGCCCGCGGCGAGCGGCCTCCCCGGAGGGTTCCACGTGAAGGGCGCCCACGGTCAGGACTGGGGCCTGCGCAACCGGCTGTCGCGCATCTTCCGGCCGGACACCGGGCGCACGGTCATGTTGGCGTTCGACCACGGCTACTTCGTCGGCCCGATGGCCGGACTGGAGCGTCTCGACACCGGCATCGCCCCGCTCGTGCCCGCCGCCGATGCGATCATGATGACCCGGGGCGCGCTGCGCACCAGCATCCCGCCGACCACGGACGCCGGGATCGTCCTGCGCGCCAGCGGCGGCCCGAGCGTCCTGCGCGAGCTGTCGGACGAGCACATCGCCCTCGACATCGAGGACGCGCTGCGGCTCAACGCCGCGGCGCTGGCCATCCAGGTGTTCATCGGCGGCGAGCACGAGTCGCGGTCGGTGGCGAACCTGGCCACGCTCGTGGACGCCGGCCAGCGGCACGGCGTCGCCGTGCTCGGCGTCACGGCCGTCGGCAAGGACATGGTCCGCGACGCCCGCTACTTCCGGCTGGCCACGCGGATCAGCGCCGAGATGGGCGCGCACGTCGTCAAGACCTACTACGTCGAGGACGGCTTCGAGACCGTCACCGCGAGCTGCCCGGTGCCGATCATCGTCGCCGGCGGCAAGAAGCTGCCCGAGCTCGACGCCCTGACCATGGCGTACCGGTCGATCCAGGAGGGGGCGGCGGGCGTCGACATGGGCCGCAACATCTTCCAGAGCGAGTCCCCCGCCGCCATGCTCGCCGCGGTGCGCGGGATCGTGCACGACGGTCTCAAGCCCGCCGAGGCGCACGAGCTGTTCAAGGAGACGGCGGCCGGCGCCGCGGGCAACGCCGAGTCCTGA
- a CDS encoding GntR family transcriptional regulator, with protein MTLTYPPLDREGAEPLWMQLMRALRAEIESGVRLPDQPLPSEAELSDLFGVSRTVVREALRELVQERLIYKVKGRGAFVAPRKTELRFIGSMSGSADDLRESGRRVTTQAISQSLGEADEREAALLRIPAGEQVVRLRRLRRVDGQPWLLVVTALPARLVPGLERVILENQSLYDVLRRRYGLEPAAADRWIEAVFPDAEEAALLEVSTSTPLLGIESVAWTKDDTRFEAYYALHRSDQTRFYVGIR; from the coding sequence GTGACGTTGACCTACCCGCCCCTCGACCGCGAGGGGGCGGAGCCGCTGTGGATGCAGCTCATGCGGGCGCTGCGCGCGGAGATCGAGAGTGGCGTCCGGTTGCCGGACCAGCCGCTGCCGTCGGAGGCCGAGCTGAGCGACCTGTTCGGGGTGTCCCGCACGGTCGTCAGGGAGGCGCTGCGCGAGCTGGTGCAGGAGCGGCTCATCTACAAGGTCAAGGGGCGGGGCGCCTTCGTCGCACCCCGCAAGACGGAGCTGCGGTTCATCGGCTCGATGTCCGGCTCCGCCGACGACCTGCGCGAGTCGGGCCGCCGGGTGACCACCCAGGCGATCAGCCAGTCGCTGGGTGAGGCGGACGAGCGCGAGGCGGCTCTGCTCCGGATCCCGGCCGGCGAGCAGGTCGTGCGCCTGCGCAGGCTGCGCCGCGTCGACGGCCAGCCATGGCTGCTCGTCGTCACCGCGCTGCCCGCGCGACTGGTCCCGGGGCTCGAACGCGTGATCCTGGAGAACCAGTCGCTGTACGACGTGCTGCGGCGGCGCTACGGCCTCGAACCCGCGGCGGCGGACCGCTGGATCGAGGCGGTCTTCCCCGACGCCGAGGAGGCGGCGCTGCTGGAGGTGTCGACCTCGACGCCGCTGCTCGGCATCGAGTCGGTCGCATGGACGAAGGACGACACCAGGTTCGAGGCCTACTACGCGCTGCACCGCAGCGACCAGACCCGGTTCTACGTGGGCATCCGCTGA
- a CDS encoding carbohydrate ABC transporter permease, with amino-acid sequence MRRTLPLHAIAWIVGAFILVPILYAVLGGFKSTGQLSTNPFGLPDPWQSGNYTEVLGAGSFWRQLWNSTFIAVTTTVIVVLLSAMAAFVFARFAFRGREVLFTVFTMGLMFPFAVAILPIFVLLRTLGLLDNPLGVILTQAAFGLPLTIIILRGFFRGIPGEVEEAAIIDGCSPFGFFWRILLPMARPALATVSVLAIVGSWNNYMLPVVVFSDELSWTLPLGVQQFQGQYASDTARILAYLVLAMLPALGFYALAERHLVGGLTAGATKG; translated from the coding sequence TTGAGACGCACCCTTCCGCTGCACGCGATCGCCTGGATCGTCGGCGCGTTCATCCTCGTCCCGATCCTGTACGCCGTCCTCGGCGGCTTCAAGAGCACGGGCCAGCTGTCCACCAACCCGTTCGGCCTGCCGGACCCGTGGCAGAGCGGCAACTACACCGAGGTGCTCGGCGCGGGCTCGTTCTGGCGCCAGCTCTGGAACAGCACGTTCATCGCCGTGACCACGACCGTGATCGTCGTGCTGCTGTCGGCGATGGCGGCGTTCGTCTTCGCCCGGTTCGCCTTCCGCGGCAGGGAGGTGCTGTTCACGGTCTTCACGATGGGGCTGATGTTCCCGTTCGCGGTGGCCATCCTGCCGATCTTCGTGCTGCTGCGCACGCTCGGGCTGCTCGACAACCCGCTCGGCGTGATCCTCACCCAGGCGGCCTTCGGGCTGCCGCTGACCATCATCATTCTGCGCGGCTTCTTCCGCGGCATCCCGGGCGAGGTGGAGGAGGCCGCCATCATCGACGGCTGCAGCCCGTTCGGCTTCTTCTGGCGCATCCTGCTGCCGATGGCCCGCCCGGCGCTGGCCACCGTCTCGGTGCTCGCCATCGTCGGGAGCTGGAACAACTACATGCTGCCCGTGGTGGTCTTCAGCGACGAGCTGTCCTGGACGCTGCCGCTCGGCGTCCAGCAGTTCCAGGGCCAGTACGCCTCCGACACGGCCCGGATCCTCGCCTACCTCGTCCTCGCCATGCTGCCGGCGCTGGGCTTCTACGCCCTGGCCGAGCGGCACCTCGTCGGGGGCCTCACCGCTGGAGCCACGAAAGGATGA
- a CDS encoding ABC transporter permease — translation MAELLAPALPGRARMRHSAPAAVSALALIAMIGVCSSLQPGVLSVQGLTLVLSATVPLVIAAQAQMTLMAVGDIDLGIGAFVGLVTVVTATKLSSSPLVGGLVLLGLVAAYALLGLLIHLRGVPSLIATLGASFVWLGLGLFLLPTPGGSTPEWLAAFGAWQPAGFPAPLLPILLVTALVHLLASRGSSGVRMRALGSNPVALGRAGLRPLTSRVIAYAMAGALGVASGLVLASQTGGGDVSSASSYTLMTVAAVILGGGSFSGGVAVPWGAAIGGVTLGLVSVVLSLLDVRSDLQSAVQGGIVLAVLAGRVLVGKVLR, via the coding sequence ATGGCTGAGCTGCTCGCACCCGCCCTGCCGGGACGCGCGCGGATGCGCCACTCGGCACCCGCGGCCGTCAGCGCGCTGGCCCTGATCGCCATGATCGGCGTCTGCTCGTCGCTGCAGCCCGGCGTGCTCAGCGTGCAGGGCCTCACCCTGGTCCTGTCGGCGACCGTGCCCCTCGTCATCGCCGCGCAGGCCCAGATGACGCTGATGGCCGTGGGCGACATCGACCTCGGGATCGGCGCCTTCGTCGGCCTGGTCACCGTCGTCACGGCGACCAAGCTGTCGTCGTCGCCGCTCGTCGGCGGCCTGGTCCTGCTCGGGCTGGTGGCCGCGTACGCGCTGCTCGGCCTGCTCATCCACCTGCGCGGCGTGCCGTCGCTGATCGCCACCCTGGGCGCGTCGTTCGTCTGGCTCGGGCTGGGCCTGTTCCTGCTGCCGACGCCCGGCGGCAGCACCCCCGAGTGGCTGGCGGCCTTCGGCGCCTGGCAGCCCGCCGGGTTCCCCGCGCCGCTGCTGCCCATCCTGCTCGTCACCGCGCTGGTCCACCTGCTCGCCTCGCGCGGCTCGTCCGGCGTGCGGATGCGCGCCCTGGGCAGCAACCCGGTCGCGCTGGGCCGCGCCGGGCTGCGCCCGCTGACCTCCCGCGTCATCGCCTATGCCATGGCGGGTGCGCTCGGCGTCGCCTCGGGCCTCGTCCTGGCCTCCCAGACCGGCGGCGGCGACGTGTCGTCGGCCTCCAGCTACACGCTCATGACGGTGGCGGCCGTGATCCTCGGCGGCGGCTCGTTCTCCGGCGGCGTCGCCGTCCCGTGGGGCGCGGCGATCGGCGGCGTGACGCTGGGCCTGGTCAGCGTCGTGCTGAGCCTGCTCGACGTGCGGTCCGACCTGCAGTCGGCGGTGCAGGGCGGCATCGTGCTGGCCGTGCTCGCCGGCCGCGTGCTCGTGGGGAAGGTGCTGCGATGA
- a CDS encoding sugar ABC transporter ATP-binding protein translates to MHVDNLPAPPGTERDQAGRPPVVTASGVTKAYGRTRALAGVDLQVRGGEVLGLVGHNGAGKSTLMRMLAGLESCDDGTVLVHGEEAPAGSAAAFRTVRMAYQETSLCPDLTVAENMWISSRHCLPRLGWRRAASASARRRLDEVFPGHGVTPRDRVEDLSLAQRQMVEIVRACLVDRLDLLILDEPTESLGPDAARTLYSYVRRLAEAGTAVLLISHRIREVLSAADRVVVLRDGAITADRPAAGLTESGVLTLMGAHVAVPSERAGTARRGTGGGTGARVVAELRDARGGGLHGVSLRVRAGEVVGLAGLAGQGQQEVLERLWRPTRRDTEVSVARAYVPGDRQRSGVLPLWNVGDNLVVTAMREIARRGLRRIPDERDVVRHWVERLAVKGGADAGITELSGGNQQKVVVARAFASTAGLVLLDDPFRGVDVHTKTELYRLIREEAAKGRSIVWYSSENAEMAHCDRVHVFRAGRTVAELSGEEISEEQIIAVSFDEPDQPDESDKPHERDEPGESGAPDRAARGRTHG, encoded by the coding sequence ATGCACGTGGACAACCTCCCCGCGCCGCCGGGGACCGAACGAGACCAGGCCGGCCGGCCGCCCGTCGTCACCGCCAGCGGGGTGACCAAGGCGTACGGGCGCACCCGGGCACTGGCGGGCGTGGACCTGCAGGTCCGCGGGGGCGAGGTGCTCGGGCTGGTGGGCCACAACGGCGCCGGCAAGAGCACGCTGATGCGGATGCTCGCCGGACTGGAGTCCTGCGACGACGGCACGGTCCTGGTGCACGGCGAGGAGGCGCCGGCCGGTTCCGCGGCGGCCTTCCGGACGGTGCGCATGGCCTACCAGGAGACGTCGCTGTGCCCGGACCTCACCGTGGCGGAGAACATGTGGATCTCCTCCCGGCACTGCCTGCCCCGGCTGGGGTGGCGGCGGGCGGCGAGCGCGTCGGCGCGCCGCCGCCTCGACGAGGTGTTCCCCGGGCACGGCGTGACGCCGCGCGACCGGGTCGAGGACCTGTCGCTGGCGCAGCGCCAGATGGTGGAGATCGTCCGGGCCTGCCTGGTCGACCGGCTCGATCTGCTGATCCTGGACGAGCCGACCGAGTCGCTCGGCCCGGACGCGGCCCGGACGCTGTACTCGTACGTGCGCCGGCTGGCCGAGGCCGGCACCGCCGTGCTGCTCATCTCCCACCGCATCCGCGAGGTGCTCTCGGCGGCCGACCGCGTCGTGGTGCTGCGCGACGGCGCGATCACCGCGGACCGGCCCGCCGCCGGGCTGACCGAGTCCGGTGTGCTCACCCTGATGGGCGCGCACGTCGCCGTCCCGTCCGAGCGCGCCGGAACGGCGCGCCGCGGGACCGGCGGCGGGACGGGCGCCCGGGTGGTGGCCGAACTGCGCGACGCCCGCGGCGGCGGCCTGCACGGGGTGTCCCTGCGAGTCAGGGCCGGCGAGGTGGTGGGCCTGGCCGGACTGGCCGGCCAGGGCCAGCAGGAGGTGCTGGAACGCCTGTGGCGGCCCACCCGGCGCGACACCGAGGTGAGCGTCGCCCGGGCGTACGTGCCCGGGGACCGCCAGCGATCCGGGGTGCTGCCCCTGTGGAACGTGGGCGACAACCTCGTCGTCACCGCGATGCGCGAGATCGCCCGGCGCGGGCTGCGCCGGATCCCCGACGAGCGGGACGTCGTCCGCCACTGGGTCGAGCGCCTGGCCGTCAAGGGCGGCGCCGATGCCGGCATCACCGAGCTGAGCGGCGGCAACCAGCAGAAGGTCGTCGTCGCCCGCGCGTTCGCCTCCACGGCCGGGCTGGTGCTGCTCGACGACCCCTTCCGCGGGGTGGACGTGCACACCAAGACCGAGCTGTACCGGCTCATCCGGGAGGAGGCGGCCAAGGGCCGCAGCATCGTCTGGTACTCCAGCGAGAACGCCGAGATGGCGCACTGCGACCGCGTCCACGTCTTCCGCGCCGGCCGGACGGTGGCCGAGCTTTCGGGCGAGGAGATCTCCGAGGAACAGATCATCGCCGTCTCCTTCGACGAGCCCGACCAGCCGGACGAGTCCGACAAGCCGCACGAGCGGGACGAGCCGGGCGAGTCGGGCGCCCCCGACCGGGCCGCGCGCGGGAGGACCCATGGCTGA
- a CDS encoding ABC transporter permease, with product MNLRVTRSRPWIWGFAAAALIWLVILAISGQGGGQTLSLALSLAPYLVIVGLGQMLVITAGPGNIDVSVAPVISLAGFASVAVSAGTGSALAGVLAGIGIGLVVAAVSTVAILGLAIPPIIATLAAGLVASSVTLHLAGGFTAVPDPGLRELLNLRPLGVPALAVAIAALTWLTVVLLRRTVYGRSLIAVGQNRRAAERAGVPVSRVIATAYLLSGALAGLTGALLATYIAPSADLGTRYLLDSVAVVVIGGTLISGGRAVPVGVWGAALFFILLDGLVNLVGWSTAAQNLLKGGLVLFVLFLAGGGDRAGSTASRLRRRPRPAVATTTTTGENSDG from the coding sequence ATGAACCTCCGTGTGACCCGTTCGCGCCCCTGGATCTGGGGCTTCGCCGCGGCGGCGCTGATCTGGCTGGTCATCCTGGCCATCTCCGGCCAGGGCGGCGGCCAGACGCTGTCCCTCGCCCTGTCCCTCGCGCCGTACCTCGTCATCGTCGGCCTCGGGCAGATGCTCGTCATCACCGCCGGGCCCGGCAACATCGACGTGTCGGTGGCTCCGGTCATCTCGCTGGCCGGGTTCGCCTCGGTCGCGGTGTCCGCCGGCACCGGCTCGGCGCTCGCCGGGGTGCTGGCGGGGATCGGCATCGGCCTGGTGGTCGCGGCCGTCAGCACGGTGGCGATCCTCGGCCTGGCCATCCCGCCGATCATCGCCACGCTGGCCGCCGGGCTCGTCGCCTCGTCGGTCACGCTGCACCTGGCCGGCGGCTTCACCGCCGTGCCCGATCCCGGCCTGCGTGAGCTGCTCAACCTGCGCCCGCTCGGCGTGCCCGCGCTCGCCGTGGCGATCGCCGCGCTGACGTGGCTGACCGTCGTCCTGCTGCGCCGCACCGTCTACGGCCGATCCCTGATCGCGGTGGGGCAGAACCGCCGCGCCGCCGAACGGGCCGGCGTCCCGGTCTCCCGGGTGATCGCGACGGCGTACCTGCTGAGCGGGGCGCTGGCCGGGCTGACCGGCGCGCTGCTCGCCACCTACATCGCGCCCTCCGCCGATCTCGGCACCCGCTACCTGCTCGACTCCGTGGCCGTCGTCGTCATCGGCGGCACGCTCATCTCCGGCGGCCGCGCCGTCCCGGTGGGCGTGTGGGGGGCGGCGCTGTTCTTCATCCTGCTCGACGGCCTGGTGAACCTCGTGGGCTGGAGCACCGCGGCGCAGAACCTGCTCAAGGGCGGCCTGGTGCTCTTCGTCCTCTTCCTCGCCGGCGGGGGTGACCGTGCCGGGAGCACGGCCTCCCGGCTCAGACGGCGGCCGCGTCCCGCGGTCGCCACGACCACTACCACAGGAGAAAACTCTGATGGCTGA
- a CDS encoding ABC transporter substrate-binding protein: MHMRPSRRSWRTAPAALAALAVLTAGCGSTGAGDSAAGTAATGAGKPFIALSNGFIGNGWRQTMIAKFEAAAEQAQKDGLIGKYKVVNAPGENSATEQVAQIKSLLLQKPDALLIDPSSPTALKPVIQQACTAGVKVVVFDSAIDAPCAHVLQNSFADWATQAAKPLLDGIGGKGSVIVSRGVVGSQPEAEMYETTKKILAEHPGVKTVATVTGMCDGATAQKAVLGVLSSVPKVDGVIGCGDGYGVAQAFATAGKPVPAVTFETNGRALNYWKDNKIDNGSVAVMSDPGQSVAALWEALDLLDGRDVPKQLTFPIVLVEQKDLDAWAGALKPDEYAAWPWTRELFRQQVEAVKSGGEPVRPPIPSAAG; encoded by the coding sequence ATGCACATGCGCCCATCACGCCGTTCCTGGCGTACCGCCCCGGCGGCGCTCGCCGCCCTGGCCGTCCTGACCGCCGGGTGCGGGTCCACCGGCGCCGGCGACTCCGCCGCCGGGACGGCGGCCACCGGCGCCGGCAAGCCGTTCATCGCGCTGAGCAACGGCTTCATCGGCAACGGCTGGCGGCAGACGATGATCGCCAAGTTCGAGGCCGCCGCCGAGCAGGCGCAGAAGGACGGGCTCATCGGCAAGTACAAGGTCGTCAACGCGCCGGGCGAGAACTCGGCCACCGAGCAGGTCGCCCAGATCAAGAGCCTGCTGCTGCAGAAGCCGGACGCCCTGCTCATCGACCCCTCGTCGCCCACCGCGCTCAAGCCGGTGATCCAGCAGGCGTGCACCGCCGGCGTCAAGGTCGTCGTCTTCGACTCCGCCATCGACGCGCCGTGCGCCCACGTGCTGCAGAACAGCTTCGCCGACTGGGCCACGCAGGCCGCCAAGCCGCTGCTGGACGGCATCGGCGGCAAGGGTTCCGTCATCGTCAGCCGCGGCGTCGTCGGCTCCCAGCCCGAGGCCGAGATGTACGAGACCACCAAGAAGATCCTCGCCGAGCACCCCGGCGTGAAGACCGTCGCCACCGTGACGGGCATGTGCGACGGCGCCACCGCGCAGAAGGCGGTGCTCGGCGTGCTGTCCAGCGTGCCGAAGGTGGACGGCGTCATCGGCTGCGGAGACGGCTACGGCGTCGCCCAGGCGTTCGCCACCGCGGGCAAGCCGGTGCCCGCGGTCACGTTCGAGACCAACGGCCGCGCGCTGAACTACTGGAAGGACAACAAGATCGACAACGGCTCGGTCGCGGTCATGTCCGACCCGGGCCAGTCGGTCGCCGCCCTCTGGGAGGCGTTGGACCTGCTCGACGGCCGGGACGTGCCCAAGCAGCTGACCTTCCCGATCGTCCTGGTGGAGCAGAAGGACCTCGACGCCTGGGCCGGTGCGCTCAAGCCCGACGAGTACGCCGCCTGGCCCTGGACCCGCGAGCTGTTCCGGCAGCAGGTGGAGGCCGTCAAGAGTGGCGGCGAGCCCGTCCGGCCGCCGATCCCGTCCGCGGCCGGCTGA